From one Gossypium hirsutum isolate 1008001.06 chromosome D08, Gossypium_hirsutum_v2.1, whole genome shotgun sequence genomic stretch:
- the LOC107913659 gene encoding caffeoylshikimate esterase isoform X1, with protein sequence MAFEYQEDHIRNSRGTLLFTCRWLPLISSPKALVFLCHGYGMECSGFMRECGTRLAAAGYAVFGIDYEGHGRSKGARCYIKKFENIVNDCSNFFKTICAQEEYRDKSRFLYGESMGGAVALLLHKKDPSFWNGAVLVAPMCKISEKVKPHPVVVNILTKMEEIIPKWKIVPTKDVIDSAFKDPIKREVIRNNKLIYQDKPRLKTALEMLRTSISLEDGLNEVILPFFVLHGEADIVTDPEVSKALYEKASSKDKTIKLYPGMWHGLTAGEPDENIEIVFADITAWLDKRCNAVTFEQILRPSNQGFEKFDNVMVSMAATSGRTQSNGTYLCGLKRPRTQRRSAM encoded by the exons ATGGCATTTGAATATCAGGAG GATCATATAAGGAATTCAAGAGGAACTTTGCTTTTTACTTGCAGATGGTTGCCTTTGATCTCTTCTCCGAAGGCTCTTGTTTTCCTTTGCCATG GGTATGGCATGGAGTGCAGTGGATTCATGAGAG AATGTGGAACCAGGCTAGCCGCGGCTGGATATGCTGTGTTTGGGATTGATTACGAAGGACATGGAAGGTCCAAGGGTGCCCGATGTTATATTAAGAAGTTTGAAAACATTGTTAATGACTGCAGTAATTTTTTCAAAACTATCTGTG CTCAAGAAGAATACAGGGACAAGAGCAGATTCTTATATGGAGAATCAATGGGAGGTGCAGTGGCCTTATTGCTTCATAAAAAGGATCCTTCCTTTTGGAATGGTGCTGTTCTTGTTGCACCCATGTGTAAG ATATCAGAGAAAGTGAAGCCACATCCGGTGGTGGTGAATATATTGACTAAAATGGAAGAAATTATACCTAAATGGAAAATAGTACCCACAAAAGACGTCATTGATTCGGCATTCAAAGACCCTATTAAGCGGGAAGTG ATAAGGAACAACAAGTTGATATATCAAGACAAGCCTAGACTCAAAACAGCACTGGAAATGCTCCGAACCAGCATCAGccttgaagatggtttaaatgag GTGATACTGCCTTTCTTTGTGTTGCATGGGGAAGCAGATATAGTAACGGACCCTGAAGTGAGTAAGGCCTTGTATGAGAAAGCTAGCAGCAAGGACAAAACAATAAAACTGTATCCAGGGATGTGGCATGGTTTAACAGCAGGAGAGCCTGATGAAAACATCGAGATTGTTTTTGCAGACATCACGGCTTGGCTTGACAAGCGGTGCAATGCTGTGACTTTCGAGCAGATTCTTCGTCCTTCGAACCAAGGGTTCGAGAAGTTTGATAACGTGATGGTATCGATGGCTGCGACAAGTGGTAGGACGCAATCCAATGGGACGTATTTGTGTGGATTGAAAAGACCTCGCACGCAACGTCGCTCTGCTATGTAG
- the LOC107913659 gene encoding caffeoylshikimate esterase isoform X2, translating into MAFEYQEDHIRNSRGTLLFTCRWLPLISSPKALVFLCHGYGMECSGFMRAQEEYRDKSRFLYGESMGGAVALLLHKKDPSFWNGAVLVAPMCKISEKVKPHPVVVNILTKMEEIIPKWKIVPTKDVIDSAFKDPIKREVIRNNKLIYQDKPRLKTALEMLRTSISLEDGLNEVILPFFVLHGEADIVTDPEVSKALYEKASSKDKTIKLYPGMWHGLTAGEPDENIEIVFADITAWLDKRCNAVTFEQILRPSNQGFEKFDNVMVSMAATSGRTQSNGTYLCGLKRPRTQRRSAM; encoded by the exons ATGGCATTTGAATATCAGGAG GATCATATAAGGAATTCAAGAGGAACTTTGCTTTTTACTTGCAGATGGTTGCCTTTGATCTCTTCTCCGAAGGCTCTTGTTTTCCTTTGCCATG GGTATGGCATGGAGTGCAGTGGATTCATGAGAG CTCAAGAAGAATACAGGGACAAGAGCAGATTCTTATATGGAGAATCAATGGGAGGTGCAGTGGCCTTATTGCTTCATAAAAAGGATCCTTCCTTTTGGAATGGTGCTGTTCTTGTTGCACCCATGTGTAAG ATATCAGAGAAAGTGAAGCCACATCCGGTGGTGGTGAATATATTGACTAAAATGGAAGAAATTATACCTAAATGGAAAATAGTACCCACAAAAGACGTCATTGATTCGGCATTCAAAGACCCTATTAAGCGGGAAGTG ATAAGGAACAACAAGTTGATATATCAAGACAAGCCTAGACTCAAAACAGCACTGGAAATGCTCCGAACCAGCATCAGccttgaagatggtttaaatgag GTGATACTGCCTTTCTTTGTGTTGCATGGGGAAGCAGATATAGTAACGGACCCTGAAGTGAGTAAGGCCTTGTATGAGAAAGCTAGCAGCAAGGACAAAACAATAAAACTGTATCCAGGGATGTGGCATGGTTTAACAGCAGGAGAGCCTGATGAAAACATCGAGATTGTTTTTGCAGACATCACGGCTTGGCTTGACAAGCGGTGCAATGCTGTGACTTTCGAGCAGATTCTTCGTCCTTCGAACCAAGGGTTCGAGAAGTTTGATAACGTGATGGTATCGATGGCTGCGACAAGTGGTAGGACGCAATCCAATGGGACGTATTTGTGTGGATTGAAAAGACCTCGCACGCAACGTCGCTCTGCTATGTAG